A genomic stretch from Methanomassiliicoccales archaeon includes:
- a CDS encoding radical SAM protein, with amino-acid sequence MRILAEYGNDDLAKVYVAQLREEGVQSEDSQKFVVECVESVQPPIPREKKWVLIVSTMFGCPIKCKFCDAGGDYAGKLTAEEILAQIAYMVRRRFPNDRVPILKFKIQFARMGEPSLNPAVLEAMRRLPEMFDAPGLNVSLSTVAPKVGIADKFFEELIEIKERYYSQGRFQLQFSIHTTDIDKRDELIPIKKRSFEEIAAYGDRFCSPEKGDKKVTLNFAPAVGYPLDAKIIRKHFDPSKFIIKITPLNPTVRSHEKSLRSLIDPYDFATSRCIVESFEREGFEVILSIGELEENKIGSNCGQYVQRVIRSGVKPESSYDLEKYGVRIFSSRDSDRP; translated from the coding sequence ATGAGAATCCTTGCGGAATACGGGAATGATGATCTCGCAAAGGTCTATGTTGCGCAGCTGAGGGAAGAGGGGGTTCAAAGCGAAGATTCCCAGAAATTCGTCGTTGAATGCGTCGAGTCGGTTCAGCCACCGATTCCGAGGGAAAAGAAATGGGTTCTCATCGTCTCGACGATGTTTGGGTGTCCAATCAAATGCAAATTCTGCGACGCTGGTGGCGATTATGCTGGTAAGCTGACAGCAGAGGAAATCCTCGCGCAAATCGCTTACATGGTGCGTCGCAGATTCCCCAACGATCGTGTGCCTATCCTCAAATTCAAGATTCAGTTCGCAAGGATGGGAGAACCGTCGCTGAATCCAGCGGTCCTCGAGGCGATGCGTCGTCTTCCTGAGATGTTCGACGCCCCTGGATTAAATGTTTCTCTCTCAACAGTTGCACCGAAGGTTGGTATCGCCGACAAATTTTTTGAAGAGCTCATCGAAATCAAGGAGCGATACTATTCTCAAGGAAGATTCCAGTTGCAGTTCTCGATCCACACAACCGATATCGACAAGCGGGATGAATTGATTCCGATCAAGAAGCGGTCATTTGAAGAGATCGCTGCCTACGGTGATCGATTCTGTTCACCGGAAAAGGGAGATAAAAAAGTGACACTCAACTTCGCACCCGCGGTCGGATATCCCCTCGATGCGAAGATCATCAGGAAACACTTTGATCCCTCGAAATTTATCATCAAGATAACGCCTCTGAATCCAACTGTCAGATCACACGAGAAATCCCTTCGATCTCTGATTGACCCGTATGATTTCGCCACTTCCCGTTGCATCGTTGAGAGCTTTGAGAGGGAGGGATTTGAGGTCATTCTCAGCATCGGGGAACTGGAGGAAAACAAGATTGGAAGCAACTGCGGTCAGTATGTTCAGAGAGTGATCCGTTCAGGCGTGAAACCCGAGAGCAGCTACGACCTCGAGAAATACGGTGTGAGGATTTTTTCATCGCGAGATTCCGATCGGCCGTGA
- a CDS encoding NAD(P)/FAD-dependent oxidoreductase, with protein sequence MTIIGAGPSGIAAAIYLKRAGHDPLLLDKKGAGGLMVNAHLIENYPGFPGGIDGVSLRNRFVQQMQSFGISVIQTDVKKISRISRIFRIETDKGIDDSLVVIVATGTHPKRIRMKGTKALEGKKVFYNLEEVQASNCIDERIIVVGGGDIAFDYAINLRERGCRVNIVSRSTPRCLPLLWQRAEEKGIDVLVGHSPLEVLERNSSLILLCNFRGEVKEIEGEKILIACGRVPNLEILDSKLRKNLDRKGLPETGIPGLYLVGDVARKRYRQIGIAVGDGILAAMMADSYLKRGGMI encoded by the coding sequence GTGACGATCATTGGAGCGGGACCCAGTGGCATCGCAGCAGCGATATATCTGAAAAGAGCGGGTCATGATCCTTTGTTATTGGATAAAAAAGGTGCCGGGGGTTTGATGGTCAATGCACATCTCATCGAGAACTATCCCGGTTTTCCTGGTGGTATTGATGGTGTTTCTCTCAGAAATCGTTTTGTCCAACAGATGCAATCTTTTGGGATCTCTGTCATTCAAACAGATGTGAAAAAAATAAGTCGCATTTCTCGGATTTTTCGCATCGAGACAGACAAGGGAATTGATGATTCCCTCGTCGTCATCGTCGCCACAGGCACTCATCCTAAGAGAATAAGAATGAAAGGGACCAAAGCGCTCGAGGGGAAGAAGGTCTTCTACAATTTAGAAGAAGTGCAGGCGAGCAATTGCATTGATGAAAGGATCATCGTCGTGGGCGGTGGGGATATCGCATTCGATTATGCGATTAACCTCCGTGAACGCGGATGCAGGGTGAATATCGTATCACGATCGACGCCGAGGTGCTTGCCGCTGCTCTGGCAGCGAGCGGAAGAAAAGGGAATCGATGTGCTCGTCGGACATTCACCTCTTGAAGTTCTTGAAAGAAACAGCTCCCTCATTCTTTTGTGTAATTTTCGTGGCGAAGTGAAGGAAATCGAGGGAGAAAAGATTCTGATCGCCTGCGGCAGAGTGCCCAATCTCGAGATACTTGATTCGAAGCTGCGAAAAAATCTTGACAGAAAGGGATTGCCAGAAACTGGAATACCTGGCCTTTACCTGGTAGGCGACGTCGCGCGGAAGCGATATCGTCAGATTGGTATTGCGGTCGGCGATGGTATACTGGCCGCTATGATGGCCGATTCTTATCTGAAAAGAGGGGGAATGATATGA
- a CDS encoding CRISPR-associated protein Csx11: protein MTKNPIEVIKAKREEILMGEIAALLHDIGKMHPDFVRHQSIEKIGQDFDHAKIDGFLNRDLVELLKKQRLEKFNANVDTLIKEHHRGETPLVEFLKVCDRKDSADDKGIVRMKQPVGNTIIASPFGYPKEKIDLECLEKRFDNLQNELIRLFNVYDNEYFNLECLRRDIIRALESSFSHCLGETRIPSNDVTLFDHSFSTASLFKSLLCAITPGEKVNAKNAQWRLFGCRWNGIEFINKGRKAEDILKRSEIIESIRGELKKKFEDEIPIGNAIYEDLDGIFFTFPAMDDSGMTEKLAKTCAEEALTIIKTQSGEEIWPFFLLSEQSKTLTILAKELKIASEKMNFPKLNPILIIRRNEEQKELVKELDFSVNSGDLRKGTVDETEKDICPVCRLRTKRTIEERCAICEERRKGRLQNWIEDREKTIWIDEVADKNNRIALISLYFNISMWQDGTMVGTIFSQSFEDWYNGMKDEKTTPQLLREAGVKNEIRPDKKSVYELLHNCVDGSQECSDDRAATILNTFFEEVSILKNYQNHLNNIKERIGKDKINEKDLATYLFTQNPSPARLYRIWKETEEFFEVLLQEISQKIYSHSWKRIAFVIEDSQFIKKPNENSVCIGGIEGLEPKDILLFYDSDGQFYTIESLGKYKYGGLEGVKAVRDALTEKGLNRLVLESDQSIDLLKNSAKPKNQEFEEYYPFIVLMKSPLSMRFLVPASDSMKIICLIADLYAQRFQKVIGKLPLYVGLLVAKRKFPLYALLEASERLFRDEKFREQVMMSPWWLSGKEFANDYFAYYPVRKTSMEKRYTLDDLETLAYDKTYALYPGYFDFELLLSTADVRNITYENGRRAGEDYKLFSRRPYYFHEIQDIKRLWDILNNNLSSTQINFIEESLTGKLRDWKNLEDSNKMIVFRKFAEVVLKDAFGKKWKEFDEVTRCFVVRSAIDGLLLDTIDLFKHTVKEGGE from the coding sequence ATGACGAAGAACCCCATCGAGGTCATAAAGGCGAAGAGAGAAGAGATCTTGATGGGAGAGATTGCGGCGCTTCTTCATGATATAGGAAAAATGCATCCCGATTTTGTCAGACATCAATCGATCGAAAAAATTGGTCAAGATTTCGATCACGCTAAAATTGATGGTTTCCTAAATAGGGATCTGGTTGAGCTGTTGAAAAAACAGAGGTTAGAGAAATTCAATGCAAACGTGGATACTCTCATCAAAGAGCATCATCGTGGGGAAACCCCTCTCGTGGAATTTTTAAAGGTGTGTGACAGGAAAGATTCTGCTGATGACAAAGGGATAGTAAGAATGAAGCAACCCGTTGGAAATACGATTATCGCGTCTCCATTCGGATATCCAAAGGAAAAGATTGATCTTGAATGTCTCGAGAAAAGATTTGACAATTTACAAAATGAACTCATACGTCTTTTTAATGTTTATGATAATGAATACTTCAATTTGGAATGTCTTAGAAGAGATATTATCAGGGCACTTGAATCATCATTTTCACACTGTCTTGGTGAAACAAGAATACCATCAAATGACGTGACGTTGTTCGACCATTCTTTTTCAACGGCATCGCTCTTCAAATCTTTACTGTGTGCGATCACACCTGGAGAGAAAGTTAACGCAAAAAATGCACAATGGCGTTTGTTCGGCTGTAGATGGAATGGGATCGAATTCATCAATAAGGGAAGAAAGGCCGAGGACATTTTAAAGAGAAGCGAGATTATAGAAAGCATAAGGGGCGAATTGAAAAAGAAATTTGAAGACGAGATTCCGATCGGCAACGCGATATATGAAGATCTTGATGGAATTTTCTTCACTTTTCCTGCTATGGACGACAGTGGCATGACAGAGAAACTTGCTAAAACATGTGCAGAAGAGGCCCTCACGATCATAAAAACTCAAAGTGGAGAGGAAATCTGGCCTTTTTTCTTGTTGAGTGAGCAGTCAAAAACCCTAACAATTCTTGCCAAAGAATTGAAGATCGCATCTGAAAAGATGAATTTTCCCAAACTGAATCCGATATTAATCATTAGAAGAAATGAAGAGCAAAAAGAGTTGGTGAAAGAATTAGACTTCTCGGTCAATTCTGGAGATTTGCGTAAAGGAACTGTTGATGAAACTGAGAAGGACATTTGTCCTGTATGTAGGTTAAGGACGAAGCGAACTATTGAGGAAAGATGCGCTATTTGCGAAGAGAGGAGAAAGGGACGGTTGCAAAACTGGATTGAGGACAGAGAAAAGACGATCTGGATCGATGAGGTTGCTGATAAAAACAACCGCATCGCACTGATCTCTCTCTATTTTAATATCAGTATGTGGCAAGATGGAACGATGGTAGGGACGATTTTTTCGCAGAGCTTTGAGGATTGGTATAATGGAATGAAAGATGAAAAGACAACTCCCCAGTTATTGAGGGAAGCGGGAGTGAAGAATGAAATTCGTCCTGACAAGAAGTCCGTATATGAGTTGCTACATAATTGCGTCGATGGATCACAAGAGTGTTCAGATGATCGAGCCGCAACAATCTTGAACACTTTTTTTGAGGAAGTCAGCATATTAAAGAATTATCAAAACCATCTCAATAACATTAAGGAAAGGATCGGTAAAGATAAGATAAATGAGAAAGATCTAGCCACCTATCTTTTCACTCAGAATCCCTCTCCTGCACGGCTATACAGAATTTGGAAAGAGACAGAGGAGTTCTTTGAAGTTCTTCTTCAGGAAATAAGTCAAAAGATCTATTCGCACAGTTGGAAAAGAATTGCTTTCGTTATCGAGGATTCCCAATTTATAAAAAAACCCAATGAGAACTCAGTATGCATCGGAGGCATCGAGGGACTTGAGCCAAAGGACATTCTTTTGTTCTATGATTCAGATGGACAATTCTATACGATCGAATCGCTTGGCAAGTACAAATACGGCGGCCTTGAGGGCGTTAAGGCAGTTAGAGATGCCCTTACCGAAAAAGGACTGAATCGACTCGTGCTAGAGTCTGATCAATCGATTGATCTGTTGAAAAATTCAGCAAAACCTAAGAACCAAGAGTTCGAAGAATATTATCCATTTATCGTTCTGATGAAATCTCCGTTATCAATGCGTTTTCTTGTTCCTGCGAGTGACTCGATGAAAATCATTTGCCTCATAGCCGATTTATACGCTCAGAGATTCCAAAAGGTCATCGGAAAGCTTCCATTGTACGTAGGTCTCCTCGTGGCAAAGAGAAAATTCCCGCTTTACGCTCTGCTTGAAGCAAGTGAAAGGCTGTTCAGGGATGAGAAATTCAGGGAACAGGTCATGATGAGCCCATGGTGGCTTAGTGGTAAGGAATTTGCGAATGACTATTTTGCCTATTACCCAGTGAGAAAAACCAGTATGGAAAAAAGATATACTCTTGACGATCTCGAGACTTTAGCTTATGACAAGACCTATGCTTTATACCCAGGCTACTTTGACTTTGAGTTGCTCCTCAGCACAGCCGATGTGCGCAACATAACTTATGAGAATGGAAGGAGAGCTGGCGAGGATTACAAGTTGTTTTCCAGGAGACCTTACTATTTTCATGAAATTCAAGACATAAAGAGACTCTGGGACATATTGAATAACAACCTTTCAAGCACCCAGATAAACTTCATCGAGGAAAGTCTCACAGGCAAGTTGCGGGACTGGAAAAATCTAGAGGATTCGAACAAGATGATAGTTTTCAGGAAATTTGCAGAGGTTGTATTAAAAGACGCTTTTGGAAAGAAGTGGAAGGAATTTGATGAAGTGACGAGGTGTTTTGTTGTGAGATCGGCCATAGATGGGCTTCTGCTCGACACGATTGATCTTTTTAAACACACTGTGAAGGAAGGTGGTGAATGA
- the cmr4 gene encoding type III-B CRISPR module RAMP protein Cmr4: protein MVVCVELRKIYGRALDPIHVGSGGYRLGRADNTIVRDPATDLPKIPGTSLAGVARAFYFLHQLECNCSDKTDEKEKKECVEEGVSNVFGDESKKGTIRFYDGHVIFFPLSSVQGTVWITTKDLLEYWFINKKDSNVRELKIPEVTDKAIALKGLNSVEFLNLGWLLLEIGGLSQQLVLGGEVDDWVRRVVMIPEKLFSQIVNDNLEVRTSVRIDPMTGAAVDRGLFTYEAIPRGTVIGFEVACEKIRKQVPDIEKVMNAVKPYFKLLGIGGMGTRGFGRLELFIENGGGGAAQP from the coding sequence ATGGTGGTGTGTGTGGAATTGAGAAAAATCTATGGAAGGGCGCTGGATCCAATACATGTTGGATCTGGTGGGTACAGGCTCGGGAGGGCGGATAATACGATTGTGAGGGATCCTGCCACTGATCTCCCAAAAATACCGGGAACATCATTAGCAGGCGTAGCAAGAGCTTTTTATTTCCTACATCAACTCGAGTGCAATTGCTCTGATAAAACTGATGAAAAAGAAAAGAAAGAATGTGTTGAAGAAGGAGTCAGCAATGTTTTTGGCGACGAAAGCAAAAAAGGCACCATTCGCTTTTATGATGGGCACGTGATCTTCTTTCCTCTCTCTTCCGTCCAAGGTACGGTGTGGATCACAACAAAGGATTTGCTTGAGTACTGGTTTATTAACAAGAAAGATTCTAATGTACGGGAATTAAAAATACCAGAGGTAACTGACAAAGCTATTGCCCTTAAGGGATTGAATTCGGTGGAGTTTCTCAACCTCGGATGGTTGTTGCTCGAAATTGGTGGATTAAGTCAACAGCTCGTCTTAGGGGGAGAGGTTGATGACTGGGTGAGAAGAGTAGTTATGATCCCGGAGAAACTCTTTTCCCAGATCGTGAACGATAATCTTGAGGTGCGCACCTCAGTGAGAATCGACCCTATGACGGGAGCAGCTGTAGACCGTGGGTTATTCACTTACGAGGCGATTCCGAGGGGAACGGTGATCGGATTTGAGGTTGCATGTGAAAAAATCAGAAAGCAAGTACCTGATATTGAAAAGGTAATGAATGCAGTGAAACCGTATTTCAAGCTCCTTGGTATCGGCGGAATGGGAACGAGGGGCTTCGGAAGATTGGAGTTATTCATTGAAAACGGGGGTGGTGGGGCTGCCCAACCTTGA
- a CDS encoding isochorismatase family protein codes for MLDHISKADKWLEILRPYLRRFRREKISFVPEKSALLIIDMQRFFLDPKSHAYLPDGIQILENVRKLLHAYRASSLPIIFTRHALLRKQDPGAMGRWWRDIIFEDDAMSSIVEELKPLPDEIVIRKTRYSAFANTDLDQVLRNLGVTQLVITGVMTHLCCETTARDAFVRDFDVFFVIDATATRNEDLHLSSLKNLCDGFAILVKSEEVIAWLKQRK; via the coding sequence ATGTTGGATCATATCAGCAAAGCTGATAAATGGCTAGAGATTCTTCGCCCCTATCTGCGAAGATTTCGTCGAGAAAAAATAAGCTTTGTCCCCGAAAAATCCGCCCTCTTGATCATTGACATGCAGCGTTTCTTCCTTGATCCTAAATCCCATGCATATCTTCCCGATGGAATTCAAATCCTTGAAAATGTTCGAAAACTACTGCACGCTTATCGCGCATCCTCGCTCCCCATCATTTTCACAAGGCATGCGCTCCTGCGAAAACAAGATCCAGGGGCGATGGGCAGGTGGTGGCGTGATATCATTTTCGAGGACGACGCGATGTCCTCGATTGTTGAGGAATTGAAGCCATTACCTGATGAAATTGTGATAAGAAAAACGAGATACAGCGCGTTTGCAAACACTGATCTCGATCAAGTATTGAGAAATCTCGGCGTCACGCAATTGGTGATCACCGGTGTCATGACACACCTCTGTTGCGAAACAACGGCCCGCGACGCCTTCGTGCGCGATTTCGATGTCTTCTTCGTCATCGATGCCACAGCGACGAGGAATGAAGACCTTCATCTCTCGAGTTTGAAAAACTTGTGCGATGGATTCGCAATTCTTGTCAAAAGTGAGGAGGTGATCGCCTGGTTGAAGCAAAGGAAGTGA
- a CDS encoding ATP-grasp domain-containing protein, with the protein MSNSIKILITDANYKHTLGAVRSLSKAGFIVDAIGKKISLAGMSRYLNSIAYDDRLFDENHIDEFLDFLANKSYEVLLPIGARSVRLVAKFKKEIEKYCRTPVSEIEKVDYCLDKKKTCDLAKSLGISVPESFEVDFSKEKIDLPSKMRYPVFVKGSHEIHKRRPSIAKNEKELIEILRKWQNDAFSRDHSPLIQEFIQGHGFGYFALYKKGRCIQSFMHERIRESPAIGGPSTCAVSIFDEELMSLGQKLLDALEWHGVAMVEFRRDGRTKEYYLMEINPKFWGSLDLAIACGVDFPTMAVNMALDKEIVPIEKYEVGVKFHWPFDGEIAHAIENPSAIPSIMKDLLNPDVRSNLWRSDPLPSFLSFFEEIYRVARTMQERLQ; encoded by the coding sequence ATGAGTAATTCAATCAAGATTCTTATCACTGATGCGAATTACAAGCACACGCTGGGGGCGGTGAGATCGCTGTCGAAGGCCGGGTTCATCGTCGACGCGATAGGAAAGAAGATCAGCCTTGCAGGTATGTCGAGGTATCTGAACTCGATCGCGTATGATGACAGATTATTCGATGAGAACCACATCGACGAATTTCTCGATTTCCTTGCGAATAAATCATACGAAGTACTCTTGCCCATAGGGGCGAGATCAGTAAGGCTGGTTGCAAAATTCAAGAAAGAAATTGAGAAATACTGCAGGACGCCTGTTTCTGAGATTGAAAAAGTCGATTACTGCCTTGACAAAAAGAAAACTTGCGATTTGGCCAAATCTCTCGGGATTTCGGTGCCAGAGAGCTTCGAGGTCGATTTCTCGAAAGAAAAAATCGATTTACCATCAAAAATGAGATATCCCGTTTTTGTGAAGGGCAGCCATGAAATACACAAGAGGAGGCCATCCATCGCCAAGAATGAGAAGGAATTGATTGAAATACTGAGAAAATGGCAGAACGATGCCTTTTCGAGAGATCATTCCCCGCTCATCCAAGAGTTCATACAGGGTCATGGCTTCGGATACTTTGCCTTGTATAAGAAAGGTCGTTGTATCCAGTCATTCATGCACGAGAGAATAAGGGAGTCCCCTGCGATAGGGGGACCAAGCACGTGCGCTGTGAGCATTTTCGATGAGGAACTGATGTCCCTCGGCCAGAAGCTTCTTGACGCGCTTGAGTGGCACGGGGTGGCGATGGTGGAGTTTAGAAGGGATGGAAGAACAAAAGAATATTATCTGATGGAAATCAATCCAAAGTTTTGGGGTTCATTGGATCTTGCGATTGCCTGCGGCGTTGATTTTCCAACAATGGCCGTCAACATGGCTTTGGATAAAGAAATAGTGCCAATAGAGAAGTATGAGGTGGGAGTGAAATTTCACTGGCCGTTCGATGGTGAGATTGCGCATGCGATTGAGAACCCATCCGCGATACCTTCAATTATGAAAGATTTGCTGAATCCCGATGTCAGGTCGAACCTCTGGCGAAGCGACCCCTTGCCTTCTTTCCTCTCTTTCTTCGAGGAGATTTATAGGGTGGCAAGGACAATGCAGGAGAGACTTCAGTGA
- a CDS encoding DUF262 domain-containing protein, which yields MDQVCFRKVDYTVKKIVEDIQMGEIALPDIQRPFVWKNTKVRDLFDSMYRGYPIGYFLFWENATDKSPRKIGVEEKQKIPRLLIIDGQQRLTSLYTVIKGKNIILKNYESRRIYIAFNPLERKFEVTDSAIIKNPDWIPDISKVWSGSSGQYALVKEYLNRLREKREINDETEEKIYEAIDRLYNLLNYPLTCLELASSIPDEEMSEIFVRINSAGVILNQSDFILTLMSVYWSEGRDELEKFCEDARSPKKTSVTPFNRFVEPAPDQLLRVAIALGFRRGRLDTVYSLLRGRNLQTREYSEEERIKNLDLLKKAQKDTLDLLNWHEFLKTLIYAGYRSGSYISSPNTIFFVYALWLIGKRDFGLEPRSLRKIIAPWLFMSLLTGRYTASPESRLEQDLGYLRNIDDPDKFGQELKREMDAILTDDFWKITLPNELATSAPRSPARFAYIAALSILNAPVLFSEMKVNDLLDPSMRGPKSSLELHHLFPRKYLEREGILERNAINQTANYTLLEWTDNVAIADRPPKEYVPVIEKKFTEQKLKEMYNHHALWERWYEMDYFDFLEERRKRIADVIRSGFMKLVDTGDTDAEKIVALAERAVEPATPFRSFD from the coding sequence ATGGATCAAGTGTGTTTTAGAAAAGTGGATTATACGGTGAAGAAAATAGTAGAGGATATTCAGATGGGCGAGATCGCCCTTCCCGATATTCAGAGACCATTCGTCTGGAAGAATACGAAGGTAAGGGATTTGTTCGACTCGATGTACAGGGGATACCCCATTGGATATTTTCTCTTCTGGGAAAACGCGACAGATAAGTCTCCAAGGAAAATCGGTGTTGAAGAAAAACAAAAAATCCCCCGCTTGCTAATTATCGACGGACAGCAACGTTTGACCTCGCTTTATACCGTTATTAAGGGGAAGAACATCATTTTGAAGAATTACGAGTCCCGACGAATCTACATTGCCTTCAATCCGCTGGAAAGAAAGTTTGAGGTGACCGACAGCGCGATCATCAAAAATCCCGATTGGATACCTGACATAAGCAAGGTCTGGTCAGGTTCATCTGGCCAATATGCTCTTGTCAAAGAATATCTCAATCGGCTTAGGGAGAAAAGAGAGATAAACGACGAAACTGAAGAAAAGATATACGAGGCGATAGACCGATTGTATAACCTGTTGAATTATCCCCTCACATGTCTCGAACTGGCATCGAGCATACCGGACGAAGAGATGTCTGAAATCTTCGTGCGAATAAACAGTGCCGGCGTGATCCTCAACCAGTCAGATTTTATACTCACCCTTATGTCTGTGTACTGGAGCGAAGGAAGGGATGAACTGGAAAAGTTCTGTGAGGATGCTAGAAGTCCTAAAAAGACTTCTGTGACTCCTTTCAACCGTTTCGTTGAACCTGCCCCAGACCAGCTTCTTCGCGTCGCCATCGCGTTAGGCTTCAGGCGTGGAAGACTCGATACAGTTTATTCGCTGCTGAGGGGCAGAAACCTGCAGACGAGAGAGTATTCTGAAGAGGAGAGGATCAAGAACCTTGATTTGCTGAAAAAGGCGCAGAAGGATACACTAGACCTTCTGAACTGGCACGAATTCCTGAAAACGCTCATCTACGCGGGTTACAGGAGCGGTAGCTACATTTCGTCGCCCAATACGATCTTCTTCGTTTACGCCCTCTGGCTCATTGGAAAGAGAGATTTTGGTTTGGAACCAAGAAGCCTCCGAAAAATAATCGCGCCATGGCTGTTCATGTCACTTCTTACCGGCCGGTATACAGCCTCGCCAGAAAGCCGACTCGAGCAGGATCTGGGGTATTTGAGGAATATCGACGACCCAGATAAATTTGGCCAGGAGCTGAAGAGAGAAATGGATGCGATTCTCACCGATGATTTCTGGAAAATCACGCTTCCAAACGAACTCGCAACAAGCGCCCCGAGAAGCCCTGCGAGATTCGCGTACATCGCCGCCCTTTCGATCCTTAATGCTCCGGTGCTTTTTTCCGAGATGAAGGTCAATGATCTGCTGGACCCATCGATGAGGGGACCAAAGTCCTCCCTGGAACTTCACCATCTGTTCCCCAGGAAATATCTGGAGCGTGAAGGTATCCTTGAAAGAAACGCGATCAATCAGACGGCCAATTATACCCTTTTAGAGTGGACCGATAACGTCGCGATTGCAGATAGACCGCCAAAAGAATACGTTCCAGTTATCGAAAAGAAGTTCACCGAACAGAAACTCAAGGAGATGTATAATCATCATGCCCTCTGGGAGAGATGGTATGAGATGGATTATTTCGATTTTCTGGAAGAGCGAAGAAAACGCATAGCGGATGTGATCAGATCGGGATTCATGAAGTTGGTGGATACTGGAGACACTGATGCAGAGAAAATCGTGGCTCTCGCTGAAAGAGCGGTGGAGCCGGCTACCCCGTTCAGGTCCTTCGACTGA
- the cmr1 gene encoding type III-B CRISPR module RAMP protein Cmr1, with protein MCEYLVMFKTLTPLWTGDAAGECNGLRETGILGSLRWWYEALVRGLGGYVCDPTDKDQRCDFGKKKSGETKDSDQGIHDVIDGSICPACQLFGCTGWARKFRIEVEGGIAVPEVSVRTRKKRNGKYLTRKTSGLMSSDPIAMRVVPLRKIEEDEWILLNRTLDIIANYGALGARTSQGCGVVSIVESDLPFGGGSVKDVKFRGHKKASSQNLNNFPNMKNFFFFKLKLGFRDVISNLINKEVFWTHASDDKFFTRVRGNWEKLWQDFSILPIAFHARDALRISLSKNGISENVLGKIGMGSKLFVSHGYKIDSGTVEMRIWGYGVGNEVKDRIKHRIKNALEGTLFAHDNFLQCCELVEEKAGADILGD; from the coding sequence ATGTGTGAATACCTTGTAATGTTTAAGACTTTAACTCCGCTGTGGACCGGAGATGCCGCTGGAGAATGTAATGGATTAAGAGAAACAGGAATACTTGGGAGCCTGCGATGGTGGTATGAAGCTTTGGTACGAGGCTTAGGCGGCTATGTGTGTGATCCTACCGATAAAGATCAGAGGTGCGATTTCGGCAAGAAGAAGTCGGGAGAAACGAAGGATTCTGATCAGGGCATTCATGATGTCATTGATGGTTCAATCTGTCCAGCATGTCAGTTGTTTGGTTGTACGGGTTGGGCAAGGAAATTCAGGATTGAAGTTGAAGGCGGTATCGCTGTTCCAGAGGTTTCTGTGAGAACGCGCAAGAAGCGGAATGGAAAATACCTAACTCGTAAGACCAGCGGTTTAATGTCTAGTGATCCAATCGCCATGAGGGTGGTGCCCCTGAGGAAGATTGAAGAAGACGAATGGATATTGCTCAACAGGACACTGGATATTATTGCTAACTACGGTGCGCTTGGTGCACGCACATCGCAGGGTTGCGGTGTTGTAAGTATAGTGGAGAGTGATCTACCGTTTGGTGGTGGCAGCGTTAAGGATGTGAAATTTCGAGGCCATAAGAAGGCTTCTTCACAAAATCTAAACAATTTCCCGAATATGAAGAATTTCTTCTTTTTCAAGCTCAAGCTTGGATTCCGTGACGTGATTTCGAATCTGATCAACAAAGAAGTCTTCTGGACCCATGCATCAGATGATAAGTTTTTTACTAGGGTACGGGGAAACTGGGAAAAGCTGTGGCAAGATTTTAGTATCTTGCCGATCGCATTTCATGCTAGAGATGCGTTGAGGATTTCGCTCAGCAAGAATGGGATATCAGAGAATGTTCTGGGGAAGATAGGAATGGGTTCTAAATTGTTCGTTTCCCATGGATATAAAATTGATAGCGGAACGGTGGAAATGAGGATCTGGGGTTATGGGGTGGGCAATGAGGTCAAGGACCGCATAAAACATCGTATCAAGAATGCACTGGAAGGTACTTTGTTTGCACACGACAATTTCCTACAGTGTTGTGAACTGGTTGAAGAGAAAGCGGGTGCTGACATACTAGGGGATTGA
- a CDS encoding 4-oxalocrotonate tautomerase family protein — translation MPIVNVYVWKGFSEGAKQKVISGITEVFVKLGIPAQAVEIVIHEIPMENWGVGGEQASEKFKQTKIP, via the coding sequence GTGCCGATCGTTAACGTCTACGTGTGGAAAGGATTCTCGGAAGGGGCAAAGCAAAAGGTGATCTCGGGCATAACGGAAGTCTTCGTAAAACTGGGTATTCCCGCGCAGGCGGTTGAAATCGTGATCCATGAAATTCCGATGGAGAACTGGGGAGTGGGCGGGGAACAGGCGAGTGAAAAATTCAAACAGACGAAAATACCGTAG